From one Montipora capricornis isolate CH-2021 chromosome 10, ASM3666992v2, whole genome shotgun sequence genomic stretch:
- the LOC138020406 gene encoding uncharacterized protein, with protein sequence MPNWKAPEKDGVQGYWIKNLSNLHEQIAIQMNKILMGEGSPPAWMTYGRTVLCQKDPRRGNVAENYCPITCLPLMWKLLTEMIAEETYNYLEREKLLPEEQKGCKQGSRGTKDQLLIGKTVLKDCKKRHTNLSMAWIDYKKAYDFVPHSWINECMEMFGIAENVRNLLKKSMEQWKLSLTSNGEDLGELFTKSEEEIDTLVRTVHVFSTDIGMEFGMKKCGILTMKRGKVVRCDGIMLPNNEVMREVEKEGYTYLGIIELDKIKENEMKQKTIKECKRRLRLILKSKLNGKNKITAINTWAVVVFRYGVGILQWKESELKNVDRKSRKQ encoded by the exons ATGCCTAACTGGAAAGCTCCAGAGAAGGATGGTGTTCAAGGTTATTGGATTAAGAACCTTAGTAATCTTCATGAACAGATTGCTATTCAGATGAACAAGATCTTGATGGGAGAAGGTAGCCCACCTGCATGGATGACATATGGTCGTACTGTACTCTGTCAAAAGGATCCGAGAAGAGGCAATGTAGCAGAAAACTATTGTCCAATTACATGTCTCCCACTGATGTGGAAACTTTTAACGGAAATGATAGCTGAGGAGACGTATAATTATCTTGAACGAGAGAAACTCTTGCCAGAAGAACAAAAAGGATGTAAACAGGGAAGCCGTGGAACAAAGGATCAATTACTTATCGGTAAGACTGTATTGAAAGATTGTAAGAAAAGGCACACCAACCTATCCATGGCCTGGATAGACTATAAGAAAGCGTATGACTTTGTTCCGCATAGTTGGATCAATGAATGCATGGAGATGTTTGGAATTGCAGAGAATGTGAGAAACCTATTGAAAAAGAGTATGGAGCAATGGAAGTTATCGCTGACATCTAATGGTGAAGATCTTGGGGAG CTGTTTACCAAGAGTGAAGAAGAAATTGATACACTTGTGAGAACTGTTCATGTCTTTAGTACTGATATTGGGATGGAGTTTGGAATGAAAAAATGTGGAATTCTTACCATGAAGAGAGGGAAAGTTGTTAGATGTGACGGAATAATGCTTCCAAATAATGAAGTAATGAGGGAGGTTGAAAAGGAAGGATACACATATTTGGGTATAATTGAATTGGATAAGATCAAAGAGAATGaaatgaaacagaaaacaataaaggaaTGTAAGCGAAGGCTTCGATTGATcctaaaatcaaaactaaatggaaaaaacaaaataacagcaATTAATACATGGGCAGTGGTGGTATTCAGATATGGAGTAGGAATACTACAGTGGAAAGAGAGTGAATTGAAAAACGTGGATAGGAAATCAAGGAAACAATGA